Within the Fischerella sp. PCC 9605 genome, the region ATCAGCTGTTAAACCATTTTGCTGTTGAAATTTCTTCATTGCTGCCTCTGTCTGAGGACCATAGATGCCGTCAATGTCAACTCCTAAACGGTATTGTAAGTATCTGACTACTACACCACCCGCATGATTTACTCTAATAATTCTTTTCGCTAAAATCTGATTAATTGCATTCCATGTAGTGTCTCCAGCAATTCCTGTTTGTTGAATGCCTGTGATACTCTGAAATTTTTCGATTGCAGATTTTGTTGTGGCATCGTTTGTGCCATTCTCTACCAAAGGTTTACCATTTTTATCAGTTATTTTGAGTCTATTTAAAGCTTTCTGAAATCTCAAGGTTGTTGTATCTGGATTTTGTTCTTCATCCTCTATGGGATTAACAGGAGTACTAGGTAATTGACCAGTTAAACCTTTGACGATCGCATTTGCCATTGCCTCTGGATTATACAGATTCATGTCTTTTTGCGAATCGACAAAACAGCCTTCTACCAAAATCGCAGGCATATCTGTATTTTTGAGGACAAATAAATGACTGCCGTTTTTAACACCGCGATTAAAAAAGCCTAATTTGACAATTTCATCTAATACAGGTTTGGCAATTCTTCTGCCTGTATCGCTAACTGCAAATACTTCCGTACCATTCGCCTGACGATTAAAGGCATTAAAATGAATAGATACAAAAGTATCTACTTTGTTAGCATTAGCTGTAGCGCATCTTTTTCGGAGCGATTCGCTTACTGATGAGGCTCTAGCTGGCTTGCATTCTACGACTTGATGCCCTAAAGCTTTTAATTTGGCTATAACTCTGTTACCTACATCTAAGGTCAAATTATCCTCAAATTTTATCCCTCTAGCTCCGGTATCGGGAGGACAATTATGGCCGATATCTATTCCAAATTTCATTTGCTTCTCCTGAATTGATTTTTGATAACACTTCTATGTATTTAATCTAGATATTAGTTTATATGAATCATTAATATAAAATTTATTAGTAATAATTATGAATTAATCGAAAGTTAGTGGAGGCTGGTTGAAGTAGAAATTCTACCTTTTGACCTTCCAAATACTAAATTTAAACTCGCTTACATAGTAATTGATAGCTGATAACTGGTTATTGCAAATAACAAACAACAAATCTGCGATTCATTACTAATTACCGATATAACAAAAAATCTGAGTATTTTAGCTAAAATAATATGCCAACCGTCTATGATAGAATACTGTTTCCCAACTGTCCATTGTAACAAAGAAGAAACTTAAAGATTTTTGATAAAAATTTGGCAACGCCCTTTTATCCATCTGGTGTTGCATACTTATATATAATTAGGTTGTCCTTGGCTATTTGTCATTTGTAATTTGTTCTTAGTAATGACAATCAACTATTTACTAATGACAGTGGTTGAGCGATTGTTTCTCTCACTTTTGAAAGAGCAAGCTTTTCTACCGGCATTTTGTTAATTTTTTGCGAGAGCACAATCAATGCATTGTCATAAAAAGCACATATGACTAATCTAACAGCTTCACAATCACTTAGCGAGGAGCGCAAAACGCCTTCAGATGTACAGGTGCAATTTGAAGCGCGAAAGCCAATTATAGATCCAACTTTGGGTATTCCTGTCAATGTCAAAAAAGTAGGAACTCCCCAGCATCGCTTGGTAACTATTGGCGATTCAATTACACATGGTTTTCAAAGTGGGGCTATTTTTAATACGCGGCTATCTTATCCTGCGATTATTGCCAGGGAAATGGGTTGGAATCAGTTGCGTTATCCCACGTATGATTCACCAGGAGATGGATTGCCGTTAAACTTAGAAAGCTTGGCTCGTAATCTCCAGCAGCAGTTTGGCGACAACATCAATTTTTCGGAATTTGTTTCAGCCGTGCTGTTTTTACGCAAATACCTAGATGCAATTGAAGATTACTGGGAACGTGGTGAAGGTTCGCTGTTGCCAATTCAACGCGAGATCAACCACAACTTATCAGTCTATGGTTGGGATTTGCGGAATACCTTATCGCGCAATGCAGATATCTGCATAGAAGTAATCAGAAATTCTTCGTCTCGGGATGATTTTTTCCAGCAGATTGTCGATAATCATAACGATCGCGCTGCCATTCGGGTTTTGAACTCAGCTAGAGATACGAATGCTAAAGCACTCACACCGTTGCAAGCAGCCGCAGTTCTCGGTGCAGAAGGAACAGAAGAAACCGAAGGAATTGAAACTCTGATTGTCTTTATTGGTGCGAATAATGCTCTGGGCAGTATTCTCACATTTAATGTGGTATGGAGTGATACTGGCTATGATGATATGACAGTGAACGATAAATATACTGTCTGGCGTCCTATTCACTTCAAAGCTGAGCTAGATCTGGTAGTTGCCGAAGTTAGGAGAATTCGCGCCCGGCATGTGATTATTGGCACAGTGCCTCACGTTACCATCGTACCTTTTGCCCGTGGAGTCGATAATAAAGTCACACAGGGTTCGCGGTACTTCCCTTACTACACTTTGCCTTGGATTGAAGATGAGGATTTTGACCCAGATAAACACCCACACCTCACCGAAGACGAGGCAAGAGCAATTGATAGTGCTATTGACAAGTACAACGAGTATATTACTGATGCGGTACGGCAAGCGAGAACAGAAGGTAGAGATTGGTATTTACTAGAAACCTGTGGATTACTGGATAGGCTTGCATCCCGGCGCTATCTGGAAGATCCCACTGCTAGACCTTCTTGGTGGGAGGAAGTTGGTGGTGAGTATGAATTGCCACCCGAGTTGAAAGCACTATCACCTGTACCAAACTCTCGCTTTTTCATCTCTGGGCCAAACGGTCGTACTCAAGGCGGTTTATTCTCTATGGATGGGATTCATCCTACTACGATTGGTTACGGCATTCTAACTCAGGAAATTATCAACATTATGCAATTGGCAGGTATAAAATTTTATGAAAACGACGGTCAAACCGAGCGTACAGGAGACATTAAAGTTGATTTTCGGCGATTAATTGCTGAGGATACGTTGATTTCCCAGCCACCACGAAACCTCGCCAATATTCTAGATATAATTGGTGAACTGGATAAAAGATTTAATATTGGGGGTCTGTTGTTGAGAAGGAATTACTAGGAAAATAGGGGTTGAAGGCTAAGGGTTAGAGAAGAAGGTTTTTATACTTTCGTTGTGAAGTTTTCTCATGAATTACTGCCTGAAATTGCGTTAGGATTTTAACACTTGCTCTGCTGTCAGCGCCAATTCTGAGAAAGTCTGCGAGACAATGCGATCGCTACCACGATAAGGTTTACACTGGTAGACTCCATTTTTATCCAGCAAGTAAACAAAGATTGTTGGGACTTTCGGGTTGCCTAAATAACTACGACTAGCAACTGCTAAATAATCTACAATCCAATATTCAGGAATACCCAGCCGCTGGTATTCATCCAGCTTATCAATGTAGTCATCTTCCCAATTAGTAGACACAACCTCTACAGCTAGTTGGAGGGGTTCCAGCAGCGCCGAATAAGCAGCAAGGTTTGAATCCCAAAGAGTCTTGTCTACAACACTCACATCAGGATGACGACCTTGTTCTTTACCATCTGAGGTGAGTGTCCTAACCATAATTCTGCCTGAAACTCTGTAGTTTAGCTTGAGACGTTTTACCTCGTCTTTGAATGAGTCTGAAATATACTCAGCTATGTTATCGTGTTGTCTTGTTGGTAATATCCTCACAATTTCTCCGTTAACAAGCTCATAGCGACCTTCTTCATCAAGGTCTTGCTCTAGGAATTGCTCAAAAGTTAATAGTTGCTTGGGTGTGGTTGTAGTCATGGTTAGTTAGTATTAAAATCTATGGTGTTGCTGAATAATGGGATGAATGAGGCTGACGCACCAGACGCGGTGACGCGGTGATTATGAGTCATGCAAATTCCAAAATCATCCCGCAATTATGCAACGCCAAATATATATATTATTGTGGAGATTATCTTTTAAGTCTGCTTGTAAAGATTCTGAAACTTGTGATGTTAGTAAGCTAAAGCACGTTCAAATTACATAGTCAAATTTTCTCAATCTCTTGTGGGGTGGGCATCCTGCCTGCCCAAGTCATGCAACTTAGATGTGGAACAGCTTTGCTACCCTAATAACCCCTCCACTGCACCCAGTTCTAGCAAAGTTGATTTCTGCGCCTCGGTCAAACCTGTGACACCGTAAATATTCATGTTTTCATAAAGGCGTTCTGCTCTCAAATTCTTGATACACTCTTTTGTCTGTACATCCCATAACTTGATGACAGCATTGCCATCACCACTCACCAGCATTTTACCATCAGAACTAAAGTCAACGGACATTACCCAGGTGTTATGTCCTGTTAAGGTAGCAATGCAATCACCCGTTGCTACGTCCCAGAGTTTGATCGTGCCGTCACTGCTACAACTGACAAGAGTACTACCATCGGGACTAAAAGCGATCGCCCAAATCCATTCTTGATGTCCCCGCAGTATATGAAGACACTCGCCTGTGCGAATATCCCATAGCCTCACAGTGCGATCGGCACTACTACCAGTGGCGAGGGTCAGACCATCTGGACTAAAGGCAACCCACCAAACCCAACTGTCGTGTCCTTTGAAGGTTTGACAGCACTGTTTTGTTTCTAAATCCCATATCCTGACTGTATCATCAAAACTGCCCACTGCCAGTTTTTTACCATCTGGGCTAAAAGCAGTTGAGATCGTAATGTGTTCTGGAAAAGTGTGCAGGAGTTGACCTGTTGCAACGTCCCACAGTTTCACTGTGCGGTCATAGCTACTGCTGGCTAGAATACAACCATCTGGACTAAAAGTTACGCCTGTCACCATCCCGGCGTGTCCATGCAAGACTTTGGTACACAGTCCTGTTTTTACATCCCAAAGTCGAATTGTTTGGTCGGCGCTACCACTAGCCAAGCTTCGACCGTCAGGACTAAAGGTGACTGCAAAGATAAAATCTGTGTGTCCGCGTAGAGACGTTACATGTAACGTCTCTACATTCCATAATCTAACGATTGTGTCTTCGCCGCCACTAGCGATGATTTCACCTAGCGAGTTGGAGGGAATTGGACTAAAAACAACGGATGAAAACCAGTTGTGTCTGCCTTTGAATGTTCTCACACACTCCCCAGTAGTAATATCCCATAGCTTAATCGAGAAATCATCACTACCAGTAGCGAGCAAGGTTCCTTCGGGGTTGACGGCATTTACGTAAATTGCATTTGTATGCCCTTGCAAGGTTTTCACACATTGTTGAGTAGCAACATCCCACAGTCGCACCGTCCGATCAATACTACAGCTAGCCAGAATATTTCCCTCACCAATAAAACAGACTGTAAATACTCCATGCGTGTGTCCTTTCAGGATACCAACACACATACCCTTGTCTAAATCCCAAAGCCTGATAGTTTGGTCTAAACTGCTACTGGCAAGCAATCCTTGTTTACTAAATGCGACACTCCTGATCCAATCAGTATGTCCTTGCAAAGTTTTGATACAGCGACCAGTAGTAATATCCCAGATTTTAACTGTATTGTCGTCGCTGCCACTGGCAACGATCGCCCTATGTCCTCCCTTATTAAGGGGGGAATTAGGGGGAATCGGGAGTAAAGCCACAGACCAGACTCCATTGGTGTGTCCTTGCAACACTTTAGTGCATTTCCCCGTGCTTATATCCCAAACTCTGATGGTTGAGTCGGTGCTACAACTAATCAAAATGTTACCATCAGGCGCAAACACAACAGTACGAACTCCACCTTTATGACCTTGCAGAGTTTGCAAGCACTGACCACTGCTGACATCCCAAAGCTTAATTGTGCCATCTTCTCCCCCTGTGGCGAGAGTGCTACCATCTGGACTAAAACTCACTCCCCAAATAATACCCAAATGTCCCTGATAGCTGATTAGCAGATGACTGCTAGCGACATCCCACAAACGCAGATAACCATCTGTATGAGTTGTTGCTAAAGCTTTGCCATCCGGACTGAACGCCGCACACATGGCTGTTGAAAAGGTTTTGGCAAACACCGATTGAGATAGGTCAGCACAAGCAAAGTTAACTTGCACCAGAGGAGTATCCTGGAGGTATGCCTGCCAAATTGTCAGATGCGAGAAGTCATAACCCGTCAAGTCTGTTTGCAGGTGAGACAGTAGGTTAATTATGTTACCCCCTGCATAGCCAGGTTCTGGGTTAGGAGTGGAGGAGCTTTTGCTTAGAGAATGCTCTCGTAAATCATTGAGAATCTGAACGAGTCGAGTTTCGATTGCTTGTTTGCTTCGCAGTGACAATAACAGTTGTTCAATTACAGGTTCAAGAATGAGTTTCGTTTGGGCAAGGCGGATATAATCTTTAGCGATCGCTTTGATCAAAGCATGGCTGTTAAATATCAGTTGTTGGTTGGTGGTTGTTGGTGGTTGGTTGTTGGTGGTTGGTTGTTGTTTGTTGGTTGTTATTCTCCCACTCTCCCACTCCACAATCTCCTCAGCCACCTGCTGAATTAAATAATCTGTGACAAATTCCATCACTACAGGTTGGAGGGTGAATTGTACCGGGGGTTGGAGAAGTGATTTTTTTTCGATCAGATTTCGCCTCGCCAGTGACTCTAGCGCCTCTAGTAGTTTCATTGATGATACAGGCAATACCAAATCGCTACGCAACTCCGCCATAGTGACTGGTTCTCGATTGATTGCCAGCCAGTACATTAAGTCTTTTTCGAGTGTGGAAAGGCGATGAAATTGCTGTGATAATAAGTCACAAATACTACCAAATACTGTAGTACCTTGAGCGAGAAATTCCGCAACATCACCATTAAATAGCTCGCCAATTGTAGTAGCAATAATTTTCAGCGCTAGAGGATTGCCTGTGTAGTGATGAATCAAGTCTTGCCATTGTGCATCCGAACCGTAGAAAAAACTCTTGGTTTTTACCAACTCAAGGGCAGCGATTACACTCAAGCCTGATAATTGGAATGACCGGACTGGTAAAGTTTCGCCTTCTAAAGCTGCAATTTGTTGAGGTTTTTCCCGACTTGTCAGTATTACGCAGCTTTGATGGGCTGTTTCTCCTGCTTGCTGCAATAATTGTCCGTAGTCTTCATATCCAGCTTGGAAATGTCCGCATTGGTCGCCACTTGCCAAAATCGATTCTGCATTATCTAGTACGATCAAACAGCGGTGCGATCGCAAGTGTGCCATAAATTGGGAAATCAACACAGGTGTAGCAACTTGTCTTGTCACATCCCCTAAATTTTCCGATAAATTCACGGGTTGACCATCGGCGAAGAACTGAAGCAAGTTGCTCAACAATTCTCTCAATGGTGGACTATTGCGGAGACTCCGCCATACTACAAACTCGAATTGTGCCTGAATTTGCTGTGCTAGTTTCACCGCAAGTGTTGTCTTGCCAACTCCACCCATTCCTAGCAAAGCAATCAGCCGACAGCGATCGTTAACAATCCAATACCCTAACTTGCTTAGTTCCTCTGCGCGACCAAAAAAAATGGAGACATCAACAGTTTCGCCCCAGTCTTGATGTTGGGGTGATGGGGAGATTGGGGGATGGGGTGAGTCTGTCCCCACCTCCCCATTTCCTGCTTTCACGTAATCACTTTTCGCTAACTCTAACCCAAAACCTCTAAAGAAGTAGTCAAGGGTTTGCTTATCAACTCCTTCTTCCCGTGCCAAAACCTTGGAGACAGTAAAGGGGGCAAGTTGAGTGCGATCGCTCAATTCTTCCAGAGTAAATCTGGCTCCATCATTTTCTAGAATCTCTGCCTGATGCCTAGCTTCCTGTAGCTTTTTCCATCCTTGCAGGCTGAGGATTACACCACGTCTGCGTCTTTGCTTGTGCAGTTCCATTGACTTACAAGGCTAACGCCAAGTTGAAAGTTATTTTACTGGTTTTAAGGCAAGATATGGAATTGCCCTTTATTGTATATAAATTAATACAACTTAACTATTATCAATTCCACCTAGTCCTGGCATGATTAAATTAATCAACTCATCAACAAATTCTTCAGTCAAAGGTGCATGTTTCAACAAAAGACGATAAAACAGGGGACTGTAAAGTGCATCAATTACCGCTTCAATATCAATATCAGAGCGTATTTCCCCGCGTTGTATACCTTTTTTAATCACCTGAGTGCAATCTTTACGACGTGGTGATAACCAATTAGCTACAAACGCTTCTATCATTTCAGGGTCTGTTTGTCCTCCACCTATCAGCGTTGCAATTACTTGTCCCCGTGGACTGTTCATAATTTTGACTAATTTTTGCATTTGCAAGCGAATATCTTCCTTTACTTCCCCTGTATTGGGAAAAGAGAGTTCTGGATTAGTTGCAGCCAAAAAAGCATCCATCACCAAACGTGCTTTACTAGACCAACGTCGGTAAATTGTTGGTTTACCCACACCTGCACGCGCCGCAACTCCTTCGATCGTCAATTCTGTAAATCCCACTTCCATCACTAATTCGTAAGCAGCTTGCAATATGCTTTGATGCGCTTCATCCGAACGCGGTCGTCCTCTACCCCGTGACTGAAGTTTTGCCGTTGTTTTTCCTACTACTTTTGGCATAATTTGTTGTCTCCCAAAATAATTAACGTAACGTTACGTTAATTATAGCATAACAGCAAGGCTCTAAAAGCTTTAACCGCTGGATGTTTTAGCGTGAGAATGACACCGAAAAATTTTTTCTCTACCCACTTGACACGCCTGATTATTTCGCCTTAGATTAATTACGTGACGTAACGTTAAATATTCAAGGTGACAACAGATGGTTAGAGGTGATGCTTCATAGTCAAAAGAGATTACGTTGGGTCAATCGCTTAATGTACATGCTTAGAAAGCGCCGTGCAGTCAAAGTACATTCATACACGCGCCTAACGCAGCAAAATAAACCACCTCGCTATAAAGTCTTTTTGCTGACTTGGTTGGCAATTTATCCTTTGATTACAGCTATCTTTTTCTTATTTGGTAAACAACTAAGTCTTTTGCCACTACCAATACGCACACTCTTACTCACAGGAATCTTGGTTTATTTAATGACTTATATTGTCATGCCTTGGTTGATGAAAGTATTTCACAATTGGCTTTATCCAAATAGTAAATAGCAATAATCGGTTAACTTTAATAGCAAAGGACAGGAAATATGGAACTTCTAGATCGAGACAAAATTGCAAGTGTAGAAAAAGAAATTCATGAATTTATTCACAGTTGGGGCGAAGGGTGGAGTCCGCGAGAAGAAGCGCCAGAATTCCAACGCGAAAGATTCACTCCGTTTTATCTCCAAACCAAAGAACTGCTTGCATTTGACTTTACAGATGCTCAATCCCGCACAGTTTTCAAAGGTTCAAAAATTCATGCTGACACCTGGGAAAAATTTGTTCGTAACTTTCGATATTGGACTTTCACACCAGTAGTGGAAAGTATTCGAGTGTATCCACATGCAGACAATGCCGCAGTGACGCTTTATGTTGATAATTACGGCAAGACAAACGATGGAAAAGAATTCAAAGCGCGTGCTCACGCAACATTACTGTTAGAAAAACACAATGGCAAGTGGGTGATTGTGCATGAAAACATTTGGGGCCCAGTAAACGAATAATATCCAATATTTGTAAGGAGATTTTTATGTCAGCACTTGATATTTCTAGCTACCATGGTTTGGTTTCAATGCGTGTAGACCATATCATGCTGAGCGTACCTAACTATGAAGAAACAATGCAATGGTATCAACAAAAGCTGGATGCAATCGTTGAGAAAGAATGGATTGTAGACCAACTACCAGATTTAAAATTAGCTTATCTCAACATTCGTGGATTCCGTATAGAAATAGTTGGTAGTAACCAGCCACGTTCTGGAATGCCTGATTCATTAACTTTTGAAGAAGCACTACGCACAACAGGAATCGGTCATTTTTGTTTTCGTGTTGATGATGTCGATGTAGCACTTGGCGAATTAAAAGAACGCGGTGTACAAACATTTGTTGAAGCCGCAGATTATCCCAATGTTGGAGTCAGAGTAGGGTTCATTAAAGACAACAACGGAAATATTATCGAGTTTTCAGGGCCGCTCAAAGAAGCTGAACAAAAAGCAACACAATGAGAAATTTTTGAAATTCAATTTCAGCACTTTTCAATGGCAATCAATTTTTACATTGAGGAGAAAAAATGAACGTGCAAAATTTCAATCAGGCTGAATACGACTTCATCGTTGTTGGTACAGGTTCCGCAGGTTCTGTGATGAGCGATCGCCTCAGCGAACAAGCAGATATCAATTGAACATTTACGATGATTTGGACAAGTTTTGAACGGAACTTTATCAAGGATGATTTATGAATACAAATGCCACACAAATATCTACTCATTTTGCCATTGGAGGCGATTTGTTAGTTCATCGTCTCGGTTACGGTGCAATGCGATTGACTGGACAACCTGGGAATTTTGGCCCTTATTCAGATTGGGAAGGTGGTCAAAAACTCCTGGGTCGTGCAGTGGAATTAGGTATTAATTTTATTGATACGGCTGAAGCCTACGGGCCTGGTTTCAATGAAGAATTAATTGCTTCTGCACTTTCCCCTTACTCAAAAGATGTAGTCATTGCGACTAAAGGCGGTATTAATAAACCTACACCGGATGATATTCGCGCTGACGGAAGCCCGAAGAATTTGCGGCGGGGTTGTGAAGCAAGCTTGCAAAGGCTGAAGGTAGAGCGCATTGATTTATACCAATTGCATCGTCCTGACCCAAAAGTACCCTTGACGGAATCAGTAGGGATGCTAGCGACTTTGAAAGAAGAAGGTAAAATTCGTCACGTGGGACTATCTAACGTCACAATTGAGCAAATTGAACAAGCGCGACAGATAGTTCCAATTGCTTCTGTGCAAAATCGCTTCAGCATTAGCGATCGCAATAATGAAGACGTGCTGGATTACTGCACCAAACACGGGATTGCATTTATCCCTTACGGTTCACTTGGCGCACATCCTCTTAAGCAAGGCGCACCACTGGCGATCGCTCAAGGCATTTTAGCAGAAATTGCTAATAGTCACGGTGTAAAACCAAATCAAATTGCTTTGGCGTGGTTGCTACACCGTGCTAACAATATCATTTTAATTCCGGGAACAACAACCATTTCCCACCTCGAAGAAAATATTGCAGCGTCTGCAATCAAGCTGACTAGAGACGAAATTGAAGCTTTAAATCAGATGCAAACAGTTTGAATTTCGTCACAGTCTATGAGGAGAGTATAAGAAAGTCGGGGTTGTAGATCTACTACTCCACCACACTAATTGTGATAGGTTTGTAGTGAGGGCTTTAGCCCTCATTTAAGCACGCTTGCTGCTTACTACAAACTTCCTTAGCCTGTCATAAGCTTTGTGGCAAACTACTACATAGTGGGTTTTGACCAAGTGTAATGTTTAAACTCTTTATCGAGTGGCGTTTGAGCAATGTGATTAGTGTAGTTGTGGATAACTTTCACAGCGATACCAAGAATCACCTCTAGAACCTGCTGTTTTGTGTAACCAGCATTCATAAATGTCTCGATTTCTTCGTCAGTTACCCAACCACGAGCTTGCACCATTCGCTGAGTAAAGTAGCGGAGTCCTGTAGCTTTGGATCTTGTAGGGGTTCACCACTTCGTAAGACATCTATATCCTCGGTTGACATGCCAACCATTTTTGCCAAGCCTGAGTGTGCTGCCATGCAGTAATCACACTCATTTTCATAATTTGCTGTCAGGTAGATTACCTGCTGTTCAACAGGGCTAAAGCTGGTTGTGCTGAAAAGATCCCACAGAGTCATACCACCCTTTAAAAGTGCAGGAGCTTCAGCGCAGATGCCCTCTAGATTGGGAATGAAACCAAATGTTTCCTTGGCATGACGCAGAGCTTTTTTTGATGCTTCAGGTGCAGTTTCTAAAGTATAAATGGTGAATTCCATTGTGCTGTATTTTTTGAAGTATCGGCATAATGCGACATTGCATGTCGAAGGTAAAAACCACTCGACAACGCTTATTACACACTTATCGCTGAGTAGACAAGTTTGTCTACTTTTAGTAGAGTATCTTAAGTAGACAAACTTGTCTACATGATGATAGACCTATGGCATCACAGACTAACCAAATCTACGATCGCATCCTGGAAACTGCCTCTGAGCTTTTCTACCAGAAGGGGATTCAGCACGTCGGAATTAACGAGGTAATAGCTGCGTCAAACGTTGCAAAACGGACGTTTTATAAGTACTTTCCCTCAAAAGACCAACTCATTTTAGAAGTGATGCGCTATCGCGAGAAGCAGTGGTTGCAGTGGTTTCAGAAAGCTGTTGAGGAGCGAGGAAAAAAAGCTAAAGAAAAGCTACTTGCTACGTTTGATGTGCTGGGCGAGTGGTATGCTCAACCAGACTTTCGGGGGTGTCCATTCATTAATGCAGTCCTGGAAATTGCCGATGCAAATCATCCAGCCCATCATGTTTCTGTCTCGTTGCGTGAGGCAATCCGCACTCACATTATGAAACTAGCACTCGAAGCGGGGATTCGTAATCCAGAGGCATTCTCTCAGCAGTACTTACTGCTAATTGGTGGTGCCAGTCTGATGGCAACAATTGAAGGAACTCCAGCAGGTGCAAAACATGCCCGTCAGGCTTTATCTATTCTCATTGATGGAAGTTAACTATTTTCTTAATATAACTTAACTTAGCACTTAACACCCATATCTTTACTGGTGCAGACAGAGTAAAAAACACACACTGTAAACATAAGCAGTTCATAAAACTTAAAACCTTCCCAAGGAGCCGAACTATTATGTTTGCAACATTCATTGTTTTAACTCGTAATTATCTCGGTCAGGCAAAATTCAATCAACTACGTGGCAAATTAATTGCATGGCACACCCAGACGATTACTAGCTTTTGTAATCACTTAGGAATTGACCGTACTACTCGTCAAAATCTCATCCGTTTGGCTCATGCCAATGGTAAGCGATTGGGTTTACTTTCTTAAGGAGAGTTGCCAAAATAACTATTTTTCTGTTGGCAGCAAAAAAGAGAATATACAGTCAAGTGGAAAATTGTGCTGTAGCATTCGCCACAGACATTCACTACAGTTAACGTAGAATTTAGCATTAATAACCTGTAACGCCTTAAAATTGCACAATTGCTCGTAAGGGTCGTCATTAGTCATTAGTCATTAGTCATTAGTCATTAGTCATTGGTCATTGGTCATTAATAACCAAGGACTAATGACATAGACGCCCTCCGGGCGGCTTCCCGTAGGGTAGGACAAATGACGGTCTTAACGAAAAAAAGTGCAATGTGTAGGCGCAACAGCTTAACCTCATGCTTAGCTACGTTTCACATCTTTGTTTATTATTTATTGCTTGTAATCATAAGCGGAGCGTAGAAGTGTTAAGCACGTCTACGCTTATGTATTATCTAACAATATTTTTTAATATCTTGAGAAATACTTAATAAATTAACATGAAACACAAAAAACTTTTGAATATCTAAAAAATATGCACACAAATAAATAAAATTCAGTCAAATCAGGGTTATATGAATAAGAGCAAAAATGGCTATTTTATTATTAATAAAGCGGCTTACAAGCAGAAAGTCAGCTTATTATGGTAGCT harbors:
- a CDS encoding VOC family protein — protein: MSALDISSYHGLVSMRVDHIMLSVPNYEETMQWYQQKLDAIVEKEWIVDQLPDLKLAYLNIRGFRIEIVGSNQPRSGMPDSLTFEEALRTTGIGHFCFRVDDVDVALGELKERGVQTFVEAADYPNVGVRVGFIKDNNGNIIEFSGPLKEAEQKATQ
- a CDS encoding TetR/AcrR family transcriptional regulator, whose amino-acid sequence is MASQTNQIYDRILETASELFYQKGIQHVGINEVIAASNVAKRTFYKYFPSKDQLILEVMRYREKQWLQWFQKAVEERGKKAKEKLLATFDVLGEWYAQPDFRGCPFINAVLEIADANHPAHHVSVSLREAIRTHIMKLALEAGIRNPEAFSQQYLLLIGGASLMATIEGTPAGAKHARQALSILIDGS
- a CDS encoding aldo/keto reductase; this translates as MNTNATQISTHFAIGGDLLVHRLGYGAMRLTGQPGNFGPYSDWEGGQKLLGRAVELGINFIDTAEAYGPGFNEELIASALSPYSKDVVIATKGGINKPTPDDIRADGSPKNLRRGCEASLQRLKVERIDLYQLHRPDPKVPLTESVGMLATLKEEGKIRHVGLSNVTIEQIEQARQIVPIASVQNRFSISDRNNEDVLDYCTKHGIAFIPYGSLGAHPLKQGAPLAIAQGILAEIANSHGVKPNQIALAWLLHRANNIILIPGTTTISHLEENIAASAIKLTRDEIEALNQMQTV
- a CDS encoding carboxymuconolactone decarboxylase family protein, with amino-acid sequence MEFTIYTLETAPEASKKALRHAKETFGFIPNLEGICAEAPALLKGGMTLWDLFSTTSFSPVEQQVIYLTANYENECDYCMAAHSGLAKMVGMSTEDIDVLRSGEPLQDPKLQDSATLLSEWCKLVVG
- a CDS encoding carboxymuconolactone decarboxylase family protein — protein: MVQARGWVTDEEIETFMNAGYTKQQVLEVILGIAVKVIHNYTNHIAQTPLDKEFKHYTWSKPTM
- the pgr5 gene encoding cyclic electron transport protein PGR5; its protein translation is MFATFIVLTRNYLGQAKFNQLRGKLIAWHTQTITSFCNHLGIDRTTRQNLIRLAHANGKRLGLLS